GACTTACACCAAGGCGGTGCTGAACGTGCCGGTCAACGAGGTCCAGGTGGTGAACTGACCCGGTCGGCGGCCGCGACGAGGACGACGCGGCCGCCGACCGGGCCGGAGTCGACGTTCCATCACGAGTGAGAGGCCGCAGAGCGGTGGAGAACCGAAGCATGCCGACCCCGCCGCGCCGACTCGGCGCACGACGGCGGCGACCCGCCGTGCTGGCGATGGCAGCGGCGCTGATCGCGGCCGGCGGCCTGGGCGGGGCGGTGCTGTACAACAGCAGCGGGCAGCGGATCGCCGTGCTGGCGCTGGCCCGGGACGTGCCGATGGGGCAGGTGCTCAGCTCCGACGACCTGGTGGTCGCGCACATCGCGGGCGACCCCGCGCTGCACCCGCTGGACGCCCAGGACCTGCCGCGCACCGTCGGCCTGCGGGCCACCACCGACCTCAAGCGCGGGGCGCTGCTGGTCAAGTCCGACCTGACCAGTGACCCGGCGACCCAGCCCGGGCAGCAGATCGTCGGCGTCTCCGCGAAGCGCTCCCAGCTGCCCGCCACCAGGCTCCAGCCCGGCCTGCAGATCCTGATCGTCAACGCGCCCGGCGGCAGCGGCGACGCCAC
This is a stretch of genomic DNA from Kitasatospora fiedleri. It encodes these proteins:
- a CDS encoding SAF domain-containing protein — encoded protein: MPTPPRRLGARRRRPAVLAMAAALIAAGGLGGAVLYNSSGQRIAVLALARDVPMGQVLSSDDLVVAHIAGDPALHPLDAQDLPRTVGLRATTDLKRGALLVKSDLTSDPATQPGQQIVGVSAKRSQLPATRLQPGLQILIVNAPGGSGDATTTRTPETMTAVVAAVGRPDTDGSTVIDVAVGPADGPRLALWVAGGKFQVILAPRTAGGS